From the Amycolatopsis thermoflava N1165 genome, one window contains:
- a CDS encoding STAS domain-containing protein, whose product MAGIPIVNLSGVLLVTIQEELLDQSVAEFESELTEKVVETRARGVLIDVSVLDIIDSFLARTLHDIAAITSLMAARTVVVGMRPAVAITLVELGLTLPGLSTALSVEEGLSLLAPPPGSSRTALR is encoded by the coding sequence ATGGCAGGCATCCCGATCGTCAACCTGAGTGGTGTCCTGCTGGTCACCATCCAGGAGGAGCTCCTCGACCAGTCGGTGGCCGAGTTCGAGTCCGAGCTCACCGAAAAGGTCGTGGAGACCCGCGCCCGGGGTGTGCTCATCGACGTGTCCGTGCTGGACATCATCGACTCGTTCCTCGCCCGCACGCTGCACGACATCGCCGCCATCACCTCGCTGATGGCGGCCCGCACCGTCGTGGTCGGCATGCGGCCTGCCGTGGCCATCACCCTGGTCGAACTCGGCCTGACCCTGCCCGGACTGTCCACGGCGCTCTCCGTCGAGGAGGGTCTGTCACTACTCGCCCCGCCACCGGGGTCATCGCGGACGGCGCTGCGGTGA
- a CDS encoding DUF6292 family protein — MRGQMYLEYEDAQARGLRRYVRLVTEALGLGGNAYFVQIDPPPANAYLALERRLPEFPDRDAALLWSEDTGWSLVVESHCGEDLIVLAYLGADVLPAPRVVARFAEDLCDGVAAGVLEPPVWDPVDVRERLAAYSAPALAG, encoded by the coding sequence GTGCGAGGGCAGATGTACCTGGAATACGAGGACGCGCAGGCGCGGGGGCTGCGGCGGTACGTGCGACTGGTGACCGAGGCTCTGGGGCTGGGCGGCAACGCCTACTTCGTGCAGATAGACCCACCACCGGCAAACGCATACCTGGCGCTGGAGCGGCGCCTTCCCGAGTTCCCCGACCGCGACGCCGCCCTTCTCTGGAGTGAGGACACCGGGTGGTCGCTGGTCGTCGAATCGCACTGCGGCGAGGACCTGATCGTCCTGGCCTACCTCGGCGCCGACGTCCTGCCCGCGCCACGGGTGGTGGCGCGGTTCGCCGAGGACCTGTGCGACGGCGTGGCGGCCGGCGTCCTCGAGCCGCCGGTCTGGGATCCGGTGGACGTCCGGGAGCGGCTGGCCGCGTATTCCGCGCCGGCGCTGGCGGGCTGA
- a CDS encoding anti-sigma regulatory factor, with amino-acid sequence MTRAPSTNTVAIHDEYDIVHVRHAARSAASTAGFSLVQQTKLVTAASELARNALVYGGGGQAEIAVEDLGGNPTVRMTFTDKGPGIPDIDAAMADGFTTGSGLGLGLGGAKRLADQFRIDSAPGRGTRVEISMSVRRSAGP; translated from the coding sequence GTGACACGCGCGCCTTCCACGAACACGGTCGCCATCCACGACGAATACGACATCGTGCATGTGCGGCACGCCGCCCGGTCGGCGGCGTCCACCGCGGGGTTCAGCCTCGTGCAGCAGACCAAGCTGGTCACCGCCGCCAGCGAACTGGCCCGCAACGCCCTGGTCTACGGCGGCGGGGGGCAGGCGGAGATCGCCGTCGAGGACCTCGGCGGCAACCCGACGGTGCGGATGACCTTCACCGACAAGGGGCCGGGCATCCCGGACATCGACGCGGCCATGGCGGACGGCTTCACCACGGGTTCCGGCCTCGGCCTCGGGCTCGGCGGCGCCAAACGGCTCGCCGACCAGTTCCGGATCGACTCGGCGCCGGGCCGCGGGACGAGGGTGGAGATCAGCATGTCCGTCCGCAGAAGCGCGGGACCGTGA
- a CDS encoding DUF3224 domain-containing protein: MTTRAESTFTSENSETTPREWTGGSMARTRWLKEFSGDLEGTSVVEAIMLQVEPAPGGEAGAIYVGVERFECSLHGRKGSFLLTHNATSLGEETGGEWTIVPGSGRDELTGISGRGEIRPDHHFVLAYTLP; this comes from the coding sequence ATGACGACACGCGCGGAAAGCACCTTCACCAGCGAGAACAGCGAGACCACCCCGCGCGAGTGGACCGGCGGGTCGATGGCCAGGACGCGGTGGCTGAAGGAGTTCAGCGGCGACCTGGAGGGCACGAGCGTCGTCGAGGCGATCATGCTCCAGGTCGAGCCCGCGCCGGGTGGCGAGGCGGGCGCGATCTACGTCGGCGTCGAGCGGTTCGAATGCAGCCTGCACGGGCGCAAGGGCAGCTTCCTGCTGACCCACAACGCCACCTCGCTCGGCGAGGAAACCGGCGGCGAGTGGACCATCGTCCCCGGCTCCGGACGCGACGAGCTGACCGGGATCAGCGGCCGCGGGGAAATCCGGCCGGACCACCACTTCGTTTTGGCGTACACGCTTCCCTGA
- a CDS encoding glycosyltransferase translates to MIGERTAQRTFFAPPRDREPAELYREIVAGSATASRTAFALEPHARISTNTYFGRFPASHWQRWTDVPRVTLRVRARGSGMIFLMASDSLGRERTVDSARVHSAESEYAELTAELNRFADGGGLWLEAATENRRLRIDDVRWLVPGPGRGHGAVVAMCTHNRPDECVATLRTLAADRECLDALDAVFVVDQGSDPAPVERAGLGGKLRYVRQPNLGGAGGFARGLSEAMTEGRRPHVVLMDDDIVLEPETVLRLIAFAELTVAPAIVGSQMLQLLHPHRLQVAAEYADLPRLRAGRPVPGAYQDVDLREHKLDLHVDGEYNAWWTCLVPPEVVESIGLPLPMFFQWDDIEYGLRARAAGHPSITLAGAGVWHADFWWKDWDDWPRYFSVRNGLIVAALHGDFQGTAAFLAGELARYLVSMRYALAATLILAIEDFLRGPEVLSDGGAQAVAAVRKLRLEHPETQLRPVSSVAGTRTVRSGPEPSRPGLVMAKRIAWHLLGKSHGEAAVSARDSEWWHVALFDRAVVTDPSQEGVKIRQRDRALARKLATEGAKVLLRFRKEAEQAADQYRAALPDMTTKDSWAQHFNKS, encoded by the coding sequence ATGATCGGAGAACGAACGGCGCAGCGCACATTCTTCGCGCCGCCGCGGGACCGGGAACCGGCCGAGCTGTACCGGGAGATCGTCGCCGGATCGGCCACCGCGAGCCGCACCGCGTTCGCGCTGGAGCCACACGCGCGGATCAGCACCAACACGTACTTCGGCCGTTTCCCTGCCAGTCACTGGCAGCGGTGGACCGATGTGCCGCGGGTGACGCTGCGGGTGCGGGCGCGTGGGTCGGGAATGATTTTCCTGATGGCGTCCGACAGCCTCGGCCGGGAACGCACAGTGGATTCCGCACGCGTCCATTCGGCGGAATCGGAATACGCCGAACTGACGGCCGAGCTGAATCGTTTCGCCGACGGTGGCGGATTGTGGCTGGAGGCCGCGACAGAGAACCGGCGGCTGCGGATCGACGACGTCCGGTGGCTGGTGCCGGGCCCGGGCCGGGGTCACGGCGCGGTGGTCGCGATGTGCACCCACAACCGTCCGGACGAGTGCGTCGCGACCCTGCGGACGCTCGCCGCGGACCGGGAGTGCCTGGACGCGCTGGACGCCGTGTTCGTGGTGGACCAGGGCAGCGATCCGGCGCCCGTCGAGCGCGCCGGGCTGGGCGGGAAGCTGCGGTACGTGCGGCAGCCGAACCTCGGCGGCGCGGGCGGGTTCGCGCGCGGCTTGAGCGAGGCCATGACCGAGGGTCGTCGCCCGCACGTGGTGCTGATGGACGACGACATCGTGCTGGAGCCGGAAACGGTGTTGCGCCTGATCGCGTTCGCCGAGCTGACCGTGGCCCCGGCGATCGTCGGTTCGCAGATGCTGCAACTGCTGCACCCGCACCGCCTGCAGGTGGCGGCCGAGTATGCGGACCTGCCACGCTTGCGAGCGGGCCGTCCGGTGCCGGGCGCCTACCAGGACGTGGACCTGCGGGAACACAAGCTGGACCTGCACGTGGACGGCGAGTACAACGCGTGGTGGACGTGCCTGGTGCCGCCCGAGGTGGTGGAGTCGATCGGCTTGCCGCTGCCGATGTTCTTCCAGTGGGACGACATCGAGTACGGCTTGCGAGCCCGGGCCGCCGGCCACCCGAGCATCACACTGGCCGGCGCCGGAGTCTGGCACGCGGACTTCTGGTGGAAGGACTGGGACGACTGGCCGCGGTACTTCAGCGTCCGCAACGGCCTGATCGTGGCCGCCCTGCACGGCGATTTCCAAGGGACCGCGGCTTTCCTGGCGGGTGAACTGGCACGCTACCTGGTGTCGATGAGGTACGCCCTGGCCGCGACGCTCATCCTGGCGATAGAGGACTTCCTGCGCGGCCCGGAGGTACTGTCGGATGGCGGCGCGCAAGCCGTGGCAGCGGTGCGGAAGCTGCGCCTGGAACACCCGGAAACCCAGCTGCGGCCGGTATCGTCGGTTGCCGGCACGCGCACTGTCCGATCCGGACCGGAGCCATCGCGCCCAGGACTGGTGATGGCGAAGCGAATCGCGTGGCACCTGCTGGGGAAGTCGCATGGGGAGGCGGCCGTTTCGGCGCGGGACAGCGAGTGGTGGCATGTGGCACTGTTCGATAGGGCGGTGGTGACGGACCCGTCGCAAGAGGGGGTGAAGATTCGGCAGCGGGACCGGGCCCTGGCGAGGAAACTGGCCACCGAAGGGGCGAAGGTCCTCCTGCGATTCCGCAAAGAGGCAGAACAGGCCGCGGACCAATACCGAGCAGCCTTGCCTGACATGACCACAAAGGACAGCTGGGCACAACACTTCAACAAGAGCTAA
- a CDS encoding STAS domain-containing protein produces the protein MTTDEGATRSATASVVRTEASGDSGRVLLLGEIDHGAVDQLDQAVEKLLGSGVIHLVLDFEGLNFFDSACISALIRAKTSAEEQGGTVKLANVDRYARRILDITGLLGSFTIEGEESPSARA, from the coding sequence ATGACGACGGACGAAGGCGCGACAAGGTCCGCCACGGCTTCCGTGGTGCGCACGGAGGCCAGCGGCGACAGCGGACGTGTGCTGCTGCTCGGCGAGATCGACCACGGCGCGGTGGACCAGCTGGACCAGGCCGTGGAGAAGCTGCTCGGATCCGGCGTGATCCACCTGGTGCTCGACTTCGAAGGCCTCAACTTCTTCGACTCGGCCTGCATCAGCGCCCTGATCAGGGCGAAGACCAGCGCGGAGGAGCAGGGCGGCACGGTGAAGCTGGCCAACGTGGACCGCTACGCGCGGCGCATCCTGGACATCACCGGACTGCTGGGCTCGTTCACCATCGAGGGTGAGGAGTCACCCAGCGCTCGTGCGTGA
- a CDS encoding STAS domain-containing protein, whose product MAEEAFAVRHRVTGDAVVVTVSGGVDLCSAPAMISEMDQARRAAVPPQPVIVDLSQVDFLGSAGLSLLVEAEQRCAEAGTPLRLVASNRVVLRALEAADLRQVFTVSETLECALGEG is encoded by the coding sequence TTGGCCGAAGAAGCTTTCGCGGTGCGTCACCGGGTGACCGGGGACGCCGTCGTGGTGACCGTCTCCGGCGGTGTGGACCTGTGTTCCGCACCGGCGATGATCAGCGAGATGGACCAGGCCCGCCGCGCGGCCGTGCCGCCGCAGCCGGTGATCGTCGACCTGTCCCAGGTGGACTTCCTCGGTTCCGCCGGGTTGTCCCTGCTCGTCGAGGCCGAGCAGCGGTGTGCCGAGGCCGGCACACCGCTGCGGCTGGTCGCGTCCAACCGAGTCGTGCTGCGCGCGCTGGAGGCGGCCGATCTGCGGCAGGTGTTCACCGTTTCCGAAACTCTCGAATGCGCCCTGGGTGAGGGCTGA
- a CDS encoding helix-turn-helix domain-containing protein translates to MVEPVERDSRGILHPNTGLRRFELTRYAPSPGVDRFVDRYWLVSWDLPDVHEQHILVHPVVNVVFDEGRGMVSGVQTQRFTRRLSGRGRALGVMFRPGGFRPFLGRSMATITDQVHPVADGFPALHRAEPALAEALAGDTGGDEIAAMLDDALAPLVPAERQPSEDTTALAELAARDRDLRRVEDLAARGGMSVRQLQRAFADHIGVSPKWVLRRYRIYDAAERAARDESVDWAELAADLGYADQAHLTREFTAVVGEPPGRYARRS, encoded by the coding sequence GTGGTCGAGCCGGTCGAGCGGGACAGCCGCGGCATCCTGCACCCGAACACGGGGCTGCGGCGGTTCGAGCTGACCCGGTACGCCCCGTCGCCGGGCGTGGACCGGTTCGTCGACCGGTACTGGCTCGTGTCCTGGGACCTGCCGGACGTCCACGAGCAGCACATCCTCGTGCACCCGGTGGTCAACGTCGTGTTCGACGAGGGCCGCGGCATGGTCAGCGGCGTGCAGACCCAGCGCTTCACGCGCCGGCTGTCCGGGCGCGGCCGGGCGCTGGGCGTGATGTTCCGGCCCGGCGGGTTCCGCCCGTTCCTGGGCAGGTCGATGGCCACGATCACGGACCAGGTCCACCCGGTCGCCGACGGTTTCCCGGCACTGCACCGTGCCGAGCCCGCGCTGGCCGAAGCGCTCGCGGGCGACACCGGTGGCGACGAGATCGCCGCGATGCTCGACGATGCCCTCGCCCCGCTGGTCCCGGCCGAGCGCCAGCCGTCGGAGGACACCACGGCCCTCGCCGAACTCGCCGCGCGCGACCGCGACCTGCGGCGCGTCGAGGACCTGGCCGCGCGCGGCGGGATGAGCGTGCGACAGCTGCAGCGCGCGTTCGCCGACCACATCGGTGTGAGCCCGAAGTGGGTGCTGCGCCGGTACCGGATCTACGACGCGGCCGAGCGGGCGGCGCGCGACGAGTCCGTGGACTGGGCCGAACTGGCCGCCGACCTCGGCTACGCCGACCAGGCCCACCTGACCCGCGAGTTCACCGCGGTGGTCGGTGAGCCGCCGGGCCGCTACGCCCGCCGCTCCTGA
- a CDS encoding STAS domain-containing protein — translation MTTTSDRQITTVVSDFLDAQKESIVAQWADSPFFRSVAQDSDQAAGDSAEVLRGIRRAIAAGDADSPAADGFNDLRSLLTALASQLDGNEGVSPRTAVEVSDLKKPLLRLWQETADAELLTAGALLLSSAVDTLRLVLVESALASAKETLAIQREQLTELSTPVIKLWDGVLAIPLIGTLDSMRSQVATESLLQSIMTHQAKVAILDITGVPTVDTMVAQHLLKTAMAARLMGAECVISGIRPQIANTMVQLGIDLGEVATRARLADALAYALNRLGLQVGSSAGPGVV, via the coding sequence ATGACGACAACCTCCGACCGCCAGATCACCACTGTGGTCAGCGATTTCCTTGACGCCCAAAAGGAATCGATCGTCGCGCAGTGGGCCGACTCACCTTTCTTCCGCTCCGTGGCGCAGGATTCCGATCAGGCCGCCGGCGACAGCGCCGAGGTCCTGCGGGGGATCCGCCGGGCCATCGCGGCCGGTGACGCGGACAGCCCGGCCGCCGACGGCTTCAACGACCTGCGCTCGCTGCTCACCGCGCTCGCCTCGCAGCTCGACGGCAACGAGGGTGTGAGCCCGCGCACCGCCGTCGAGGTGAGCGACCTCAAGAAGCCGCTGCTGCGCCTCTGGCAGGAGACCGCGGATGCGGAATTGCTCACAGCGGGCGCCCTGCTGCTCTCCAGCGCGGTGGACACCCTGCGGCTGGTGCTCGTCGAGTCGGCGCTGGCGTCGGCCAAGGAGACCCTGGCCATCCAGCGCGAGCAGCTGACCGAGCTGTCCACGCCGGTCATCAAACTGTGGGACGGGGTGCTGGCGATCCCGCTGATCGGCACCCTGGACAGCATGCGCAGCCAGGTCGCCACCGAGAGCCTGCTGCAGTCGATCATGACCCACCAGGCCAAGGTCGCGATCCTGGACATCACCGGCGTGCCCACGGTCGACACGATGGTGGCCCAGCACCTGCTCAAGACCGCCATGGCGGCGCGGCTGATGGGCGCGGAGTGTGTCATCAGCGGTATCCGCCCGCAGATCGCCAACACGATGGTGCAGCTCGGCATCGACCTCGGCGAGGTCGCCACCCGCGCCCGGCTGGCCGACGCGCTGGCCTACGCCCTCAACCGGCTCGGCCTGCAGGTGGGCTCGTCCGCGGGACCGGGCGTGGTCTGA
- a CDS encoding sugar kinase, with protein sequence MDVLTVGETMVMVTPEAGGRLVSDSRFLLRPGGAESNVAALLARLGHKAAWASALGVDPLGDLVLDDLQRHGVDTSLVRRDERRPTAVYFKDPTPDGTRVYYYRAGSAASAITTADIAHWTAHPARLVHVSGITAALSEEAREATRALIRGPGLVSFDVNHRPRLWHGDAPEVLRELAQDSDIVFVGRDEAEALWGTSDAESVRELLDRPRYLVVKDAAIEAVSFTPSGVHRAPSTKVDVVDAVGAGDAFAAGWLSGFLDDRDELTRLRLGHYAAARVLESPSDFAELPPAADIIGKLG encoded by the coding sequence GTGGACGTGCTGACGGTCGGCGAGACCATGGTCATGGTCACGCCCGAAGCGGGCGGCCGCCTGGTCTCGGACAGCCGCTTCCTGCTGCGGCCCGGCGGCGCGGAGTCGAACGTCGCGGCCCTGCTGGCCCGCCTCGGGCACAAGGCGGCCTGGGCGAGCGCGCTCGGTGTGGACCCGCTCGGCGACCTCGTGCTCGACGACCTCCAGCGGCACGGCGTCGACACGTCGCTGGTCCGTCGCGACGAGCGACGTCCCACCGCGGTCTACTTCAAGGACCCCACCCCGGACGGAACCCGCGTCTACTACTACCGCGCAGGCTCCGCCGCCTCCGCGATCACGACCGCCGACATCGCGCACTGGACCGCCCACCCGGCGCGGCTCGTGCACGTCTCCGGCATCACGGCCGCGCTGTCCGAGGAGGCCCGCGAAGCCACGCGCGCGCTGATCCGCGGCCCGGGCCTGGTCAGCTTCGACGTCAACCACCGCCCGCGGTTGTGGCACGGCGACGCGCCCGAGGTCCTGCGGGAACTCGCCCAGGACAGCGACATCGTGTTCGTCGGCCGGGACGAGGCGGAGGCGTTGTGGGGCACGAGCGACGCGGAGAGCGTCCGCGAACTCCTCGACCGCCCGCGCTACCTGGTGGTCAAGGACGCCGCGATCGAGGCGGTCAGCTTCACGCCGTCCGGGGTCCACCGCGCGCCGTCCACGAAGGTCGACGTGGTGGACGCCGTCGGGGCCGGGGACGCGTTCGCGGCCGGGTGGCTCAGCGGCTTCCTCGACGACCGCGACGAGCTGACCCGCCTCCGGCTCGGCCACTACGCCGCCGCCCGCGTGCTCGAATCGCCGTCGGACTTCGCCGAGCTGCCCCCGGCCGCCGACATCATCGGAAAACTGGGCTGA
- a CDS encoding SpoIIE family protein phosphatase — protein MVAARDWTATALGPIGEWPRELHAALRLVLSSRFPMLVWWGPELTVFYNDAYRPAMGEKHPRYLGRPASECWAEAWAELGPLTRHVMTGQGATYSENQLLFLDRHNYLEETYWTFSYSPISGDRGEVLGILVAVQDTTEQVVRQRRMEVLNDLGEVSAAGSVAQTARSAVSALSRHGADLPFALAYLFDEGQASLAAAYGVGPGERAAPAVLHRGGEPVWPLWDGGTRVCDGLRKRFGPDFVQPVVVGTAAPDRAVVLPLVAAGRVGPVGALVLGVSAYQALDADYRAFLELLGGQVSSLITDALAYEGERRRSEALAELDRAKSEFFANVSHEFRTPLTLITGPAEDALADTAEPLPPGQRERLELVHRNAGRLRRLVNDLLDFAKLEAGRLQPDSAPHDLAALTTEIAESFAPAVRRAGLRFEIDCPPLSRAVVVDPDMWEKIVLNLLSNGLKYTREGGVAVRLREVDGHAELTVADTGAGIPADELPRLFQRFHRARGREGRSHEGAGIGLALVQELVRLHDGTVCADSVEGAGSTFCVRLPLAAVAPPKAVDFALAAAPAYREEALQWRVDGEGETAQSGEQPGPTLLVVEDNNDLSRFIARMLRPVGRVLLARDGVEGLELARRHRPDLVLSDVMMPRLDGFGLIRALRAEPATKSVPVLFLSARAGVEAAVSGLEAGADDYLPKPFSGAELLARVRANLALSGLRRRESEFRRALFESLREGVFVADSDGTVVEVNPAFATITGYGGDSVPMAWPYPWLGAEAERVPAADLVGYLGDGHEVSVRVERPDGSEAWAALTLTRVAENDGRAWLVGTLRDVTVEKEAADREAVLAAFAADLAAATDVAEVLNAGVSALRAILGATRVVAAIWPTVESGGLLAGDPEAGSFDELEPELYERLDRARRQAPGQIWPAEASRELGATLGSGDSVVLAERADQVLGAEDRALFGMLVAQLAQALGRARSYDEARAVALTLQHAILGPTDLPAGFAVRYEPAVRPLEVGGDWYDVARLPDGRIAVVVGDCVGRGLAAASVMGQLRSACSALLLSYGDPARALDQLDGFARQIPGALCTTVFCAVVDPVAGVVTYSSAGHPSAVLSHADGSDQLLDQALSVPLAVRRSADRPRATVPLRPGSVLLLYTDGLVERHGQPIDEAIEGARVAVREVPRRQSAEITEHLLDRLLPPSGHNDDVAVLVYVHPPGPMRLELPAEPGSLVAMRRELRQWLAQSDVPDEAAADVILAVDEACTNSIEHGYPGRDDGTLTLTATADEGSVEIVITDDGKWRPPPADKGIRGRGVGLMRALMTEVDITPGEQGSRVRLMRNWKD, from the coding sequence ATGGTCGCCGCACGCGACTGGACGGCGACCGCCCTCGGCCCGATCGGGGAGTGGCCGCGTGAGCTGCACGCCGCGTTGCGCCTGGTGCTGTCGTCGCGGTTCCCGATGCTGGTGTGGTGGGGGCCCGAGCTCACCGTCTTCTACAACGACGCCTACCGCCCGGCGATGGGCGAGAAGCACCCGCGCTACCTCGGGCGCCCGGCGTCCGAGTGCTGGGCGGAGGCGTGGGCCGAACTGGGGCCGCTGACACGTCACGTCATGACCGGTCAGGGCGCCACCTACTCGGAGAACCAGCTGCTGTTCCTCGACCGGCACAACTACCTCGAGGAGACGTACTGGACGTTCTCCTACAGCCCGATCTCCGGCGACCGGGGCGAGGTGCTGGGCATCCTGGTCGCGGTCCAGGACACCACCGAGCAGGTGGTCCGCCAGCGCAGGATGGAAGTGCTCAACGACCTCGGCGAGGTGTCGGCGGCCGGGTCGGTGGCGCAGACCGCGCGGTCGGCGGTGTCCGCGCTGAGCCGCCACGGCGCCGATCTGCCGTTCGCGCTGGCGTACCTGTTCGACGAGGGGCAGGCGTCGCTGGCCGCCGCGTACGGGGTCGGCCCCGGGGAGCGCGCCGCGCCCGCGGTGCTGCACCGCGGCGGGGAACCGGTCTGGCCGTTGTGGGACGGCGGGACCCGGGTGTGCGACGGGTTGCGGAAGCGGTTCGGGCCGGACTTCGTGCAACCGGTGGTGGTCGGCACGGCCGCGCCGGACCGCGCCGTGGTGCTGCCGCTGGTCGCCGCCGGGCGGGTGGGGCCGGTGGGCGCACTGGTGCTCGGGGTGTCGGCCTACCAGGCGCTGGACGCGGACTACCGGGCCTTCCTCGAACTGCTCGGCGGCCAGGTGTCGAGTCTGATCACCGACGCGCTCGCCTACGAGGGCGAGCGCCGCCGCTCGGAGGCGCTGGCCGAACTGGATCGCGCGAAGAGCGAGTTCTTCGCGAACGTCAGTCACGAGTTCCGCACCCCGCTGACGCTCATCACCGGCCCGGCCGAGGACGCGCTGGCCGACACCGCCGAGCCGTTGCCGCCCGGTCAGCGCGAGCGGCTGGAGCTGGTGCACCGCAACGCCGGACGGCTGCGGCGGCTGGTGAACGACCTGCTCGACTTCGCCAAGCTCGAAGCCGGTCGTCTGCAACCGGACTCCGCGCCGCACGACCTGGCCGCGCTGACCACGGAGATCGCGGAGAGTTTCGCCCCGGCCGTGCGGCGCGCCGGGCTGCGGTTCGAGATCGACTGCCCGCCGTTGTCCCGCGCGGTGGTCGTCGACCCGGACATGTGGGAGAAGATCGTCCTCAACCTGCTGTCCAACGGGCTCAAGTACACGCGGGAGGGCGGGGTCGCGGTCCGGCTGCGGGAGGTGGACGGGCACGCCGAGCTGACGGTCGCCGACACCGGCGCCGGCATCCCGGCCGACGAGCTGCCCAGGCTGTTCCAGCGGTTCCACCGGGCGCGCGGGCGGGAGGGCCGCTCCCACGAGGGCGCCGGGATCGGGCTGGCGCTGGTGCAGGAACTGGTGCGGCTGCACGACGGCACGGTGTGCGCGGATTCGGTGGAGGGGGCCGGGAGCACGTTCTGCGTCCGGTTGCCGCTTGCTGCGGTCGCGCCGCCGAAGGCCGTCGACTTCGCGCTCGCCGCCGCGCCCGCCTACCGCGAGGAGGCGTTGCAGTGGCGCGTCGACGGGGAAGGCGAGACGGCGCAGTCCGGCGAGCAGCCGGGGCCGACGCTGCTGGTGGTCGAGGACAACAACGATCTGAGCCGGTTCATCGCACGGATGCTGCGCCCGGTCGGCCGGGTCCTGCTCGCGCGGGACGGCGTCGAGGGGCTGGAGCTGGCGCGGCGGCACCGCCCGGATCTCGTGTTGTCGGACGTGATGATGCCGCGCCTGGACGGGTTCGGGCTCATCCGGGCGTTGCGGGCGGAACCGGCGACGAAGTCGGTGCCGGTGTTGTTCCTGTCCGCGCGGGCCGGGGTCGAGGCGGCGGTGTCCGGTCTGGAGGCCGGTGCGGACGACTACCTGCCGAAACCGTTTTCCGGCGCGGAGCTGCTGGCGCGGGTGCGGGCGAACCTGGCGCTGTCCGGTCTGCGGCGGCGCGAGTCGGAGTTCCGCCGCGCGTTGTTCGAGTCGTTGCGGGAAGGCGTGTTCGTCGCGGACAGCGACGGGACGGTGGTCGAGGTCAACCCGGCGTTCGCCACGATCACCGGGTATGGCGGGGATAGCGTGCCGATGGCGTGGCCGTACCCGTGGCTGGGTGCGGAGGCCGAGCGCGTGCCGGCCGCCGACCTGGTGGGCTACCTGGGTGACGGGCACGAGGTGTCGGTCCGGGTGGAGCGCCCGGACGGGAGCGAGGCGTGGGCCGCGCTGACCCTGACGCGCGTCGCCGAGAACGACGGGCGGGCTTGGCTGGTCGGGACGCTGCGGGACGTGACGGTCGAGAAGGAGGCGGCGGACCGGGAGGCGGTGCTGGCCGCGTTCGCCGCGGACCTGGCGGCTGCCACCGATGTGGCGGAGGTGCTGAACGCCGGGGTGTCGGCGTTGCGGGCGATCCTCGGTGCGACGCGGGTGGTGGCGGCTATCTGGCCGACGGTGGAGAGCGGCGGGTTGCTCGCGGGCGATCCGGAGGCCGGTTCGTTCGACGAGCTGGAGCCCGAGTTGTACGAGCGGCTGGACCGCGCGCGCCGTCAGGCGCCGGGGCAGATCTGGCCTGCGGAGGCGAGCCGGGAACTCGGGGCGACGCTCGGCAGTGGTGATTCGGTGGTGTTGGCGGAGCGGGCGGACCAGGTGCTGGGCGCCGAGGACCGCGCGTTGTTCGGGATGCTGGTGGCGCAGCTCGCGCAGGCGCTCGGCCGGGCCCGCAGCTACGACGAGGCGCGTGCGGTCGCGCTGACCCTGCAGCACGCGATCCTGGGCCCGACGGACCTGCCGGCCGGATTCGCGGTGCGGTACGAACCGGCGGTGCGGCCGCTGGAGGTCGGCGGCGACTGGTACGACGTGGCGCGGTTGCCGGACGGCCGGATCGCGGTGGTCGTGGGAGATTGTGTCGGCAGGGGGCTCGCCGCGGCGTCGGTGATGGGGCAGCTGCGCAGTGCGTGCAGTGCGCTCCTGTTGAGTTACGGCGATCCCGCGCGGGCGCTGGACCAGCTGGACGGGTTCGCCCGGCAGATCCCGGGCGCCTTGTGCACCACGGTGTTCTGTGCGGTGGTCGACCCGGTGGCCGGGGTGGTGACGTACTCCAGCGCCGGTCACCCGTCGGCGGTGCTCAGCCACGCCGACGGCAGTGATCAGCTGCTGGACCAGGCGTTGTCGGTCCCGTTGGCGGTGCGCCGGTCGGCGGACCGTCCACGTGCGACGGTGCCATTGCGGCCGGGTTCGGTGCTGTTGCTGTACACGGACGGCTTGGTGGAGCGGCACGGCCAGCCGATCGACGAGGCGATCGAAGGCGCGCGGGTGGCGGTGCGCGAGGTGCCGCGCCGGCAGTCGGCGGAGATCACCGAGCACCTGCTGGACAGGCTGTTGCCGCCGTCCGGCCACAACGACGACGTGGCGGTGCTGGTCTACGTGCACCCGCCTGGTCCGATGCGCCTGGAGCTGCCCGCGGAACCCGGGAGCCTGGTCGCCATGCGGCGGGAGTTGCGGCAGTGGCTGGCCCAGTCCGACGTCCCCGACGAGGCGGCCGCGGACGTGATCCTGGCCGTCGACGAAGCGTGCACGAACTCGATCGAACACGGCTACCCCGGCCGGGACGACGGCACCCTGACGCTGACCGCAACCGCCGACGAGGGTTCCGTGGAAATCGTGATCACCGACGACGGCAAGTGGCGCCCACCCCCAGCCGACAAGGGGATAAGGGGTCGGGGAGTAGGTTTGATGCGCGCACTGATGACCGAAGTGGACATCACGCCAGGGGAACAGGGCAGCCGGGTGCGCCTGATGCGAAACTGGAAAGACTAG